From Dehalococcoidia bacterium, a single genomic window includes:
- a CDS encoding ABC transporter substrate-binding protein produces MWTTATVTVKDFANFVYEGLFALDATFTPQPALVESWNVSPDGLTWTFVLRPGLTFHNGDPVRPLDVVESLKRWANQDAWGREMWENFERVDTPDDRTVVMRLKQPTSVLLNQLSVPSGFRSVIVHERIWRVPVRQGAREAIGTGSFRFVSWTPGNQYVLERWPGYKSRTEPPSGLAGARPTYVDRIEALEVPDHATRFAAIHTGLVHFLDEFLADLAPQVERNPALRLHVVGPGPKLVAQLNHSRPPFNDLRARQALQLAYPVDRAMRAAIGDPRFWRLCPSAYACGTMWEEVGREGSAGRYNVQDISKARELVRTAGLEGTTVRIISAQDNPIVANPSLVTKEVLEQLGFKVDLQVMDWAGVQTRRTNPELWELHHTSFVTWHFVHPLVNPTHARMGWFNRYADDTGKVTRAREAILRALTLQDQLAASKDLARAIWEDVPYIILGEQAGLRASRQEVQNFKPTIFLTFWDVWLAQ; encoded by the coding sequence ATGTGGACAACGGCCACGGTAACGGTGAAGGACTTCGCCAACTTCGTCTACGAAGGCCTGTTCGCCTTGGACGCCACCTTCACCCCCCAGCCGGCCCTGGTGGAGTCGTGGAATGTCTCCCCGGACGGCCTTACCTGGACCTTCGTGCTGCGCCCCGGCCTTACCTTCCACAACGGCGACCCAGTGCGCCCCCTGGATGTGGTGGAGTCCCTCAAACGCTGGGCCAACCAGGATGCCTGGGGCCGGGAGATGTGGGAAAACTTTGAGCGGGTGGACACCCCCGATGACCGCACCGTCGTGATGCGCTTGAAGCAACCGACCAGTGTGCTCCTCAACCAGTTGTCGGTGCCCTCGGGCTTCCGCTCGGTGATCGTCCACGAGCGCATTTGGCGCGTCCCCGTTCGGCAAGGGGCGCGGGAGGCCATCGGGACGGGCTCCTTCCGCTTCGTCTCCTGGACGCCGGGCAACCAGTATGTGTTGGAGCGCTGGCCGGGGTATAAGTCCCGTACCGAGCCCCCCTCGGGCCTGGCGGGTGCCCGCCCCACCTATGTGGACCGGATAGAGGCCCTGGAGGTGCCCGACCACGCCACCCGCTTCGCCGCCATCCACACGGGCCTCGTCCACTTCTTGGATGAATTCTTGGCGGACTTGGCCCCCCAGGTGGAGCGTAACCCCGCCCTACGCCTGCATGTGGTTGGCCCCGGCCCTAAACTTGTCGCCCAGTTGAACCACTCCCGCCCGCCCTTCAACGACCTGCGAGCACGCCAGGCCCTGCAACTGGCCTACCCGGTGGACAGGGCCATGCGGGCCGCCATCGGCGACCCCCGCTTCTGGCGTCTATGCCCCAGCGCATACGCCTGCGGCACCATGTGGGAGGAGGTGGGGCGGGAAGGCTCGGCCGGCCGCTACAATGTGCAGGATATCAGTAAGGCGCGCGAATTGGTGCGGACGGCCGGTCTGGAGGGCACCACCGTGCGCATTATCAGCGCCCAAGACAACCCTATCGTGGCCAACCCCTCCTTAGTGACCAAGGAAGTGTTGGAGCAGTTAGGGTTCAAGGTAGACCTGCAAGTGATGGACTGGGCTGGTGTGCAGACCCGCCGCACCAACCCCGAACTGTGGGAACTTCACCACACCTCCTTCGTTACCTGGCACTTCGTGCATCCCCTGGTGAACCCCACCCACGCCCGGATGGGGTGGTTCAACCGCTACGCTGACGACACGGGCAAGGTTACCCGCGCTCGGGAGGCCATCCTCCGCGCCCTGACCCTGCAAGACCAGTTGGCGGCCAGCAAGGATTTGGCCCGGGCTATTTGGGAGGATGTGCCCTACATTATCCTGGGGGAGCAGGCGGGCCTGCGCGCCTCCCGTCAGGAGGTGCAGAACTTCAAGCCCACCATCTTCCTGACCTTCTGGGATGTGTGGCTCGCCCAGTAA